The DNA sequence CGATTGGCTGATCGATGCAAAGAAAATGAAATGGCCAGCGCCCGCTCTGCCCTTGTCATCTCATAGCAGACGTACCTGAGATTTTTGTCCGCTACCCATTGCGCAGTGCATACCCCTTACCACGCAGACAGTCGCTAACCTTTTCACCTTCTTCTTTCACGGCTGAAAAGGTGCCGATTCCAATTCCAACAAAGCCACCTACACCCGCACCGATTATCGCCCCTTCTTCCGAACCGCCCCATATTGCTCCGTTCACCGCACCCTCCGCAGCGCCAGCAAAAGCCCCGGCAAAGCCGAGGCGGAACGTCTTACCGGCAGCTTCAAGAAAGTTGCCACCACGGCACGTGTCCAAGTCTTCAGTGTATTGGATATCGTTGAATCCTGGCCGCGAGATATCAACGTCCGGGATCGCGCAAGCCGAAACGAGAACAAGAGCAAATATAGTAATTACCGTCCTGGTTGTCATGGTCTCTTCCTATACAAAGAAACCCTTTATCCTTCGCGGGTAAAATTATGCTAAGCCTATCTGAAGTTGAATGCAAAAAAGAAAATCAAGTCGTTACTAAATAGGCTATGGTCAAGTTGAGCCAATTGTTTAAGAGACATAACAGTGGTTTGTACGTCGCTGATTTTGCCTATTCATATATTTTTGCACGCTCTGTTTTTTGTGTGTTGCTTGATCGCGAAAAGGCTGTTGGTTTTTAGGAGGTGTGCACAAAGATGCGCGGTAACGCGTTATCCTCCGCCAAGCCAAAAAACCATTGGTCATTATATTATCGGAATCTACTATCATCGGTGGCGACATTCTGAGCTTGGCTATATATTGCCGATCTCAGTTGTCGCCGCGCAGGTAATGACAGTGTGAATGTTTCTCACCAAGACTGGGCAGATTAAAATGAAATTTCAGAATTTAAAGACAAAAACTAAGATTATCTTAGCAATTTGCCCACCAATGGCTCTTATGCTCATTTTGGTCGGGGTTGTGATCAACAGCATCGGCTCCATCCTTGAGACTGAAAAAGCAGTTGATCATACCCATGAGGTTTTAAGTGAGGCGTCGGCGATTACCCGTTCCGCAGTGGATATGGAAACCGGCATGCGCGGCTATTTGCTGGCTGGCCAGGAAGGGTTTCTGGCTCCCTATCTCGAAGGCGAGAAAAAAACATACGTTGGGATCGCGGCGCTGAAGAAGGTCGTTAACGACAACCCGATTCAGGTCAAACGGTTGGATCAGGTTCGGACGATCCTTAAGGAATGGCAGAAAAACGTCACCGAAACGACCATAGGTCTGCGCCGCGATATTGGCGACGGTAAAACTATGAATGATATGGCCAAATTGGTCGGCGAAGCCAACGGCAAGATATTCTTCGATAAGTTCCGTAGCCAGATCGCA is a window from the Rhodospirillaceae bacterium genome containing:
- a CDS encoding glycine zipper family protein; the encoded protein is MTTRTVITIFALVLVSACAIPDVDISRPGFNDIQYTEDLDTCRGGNFLEAAGKTFRLGFAGAFAGAAEGAVNGAIWGGSEEGAIIGAGVGGFVGIGIGTFSAVKEEGEKVSDCLRGKGYALRNG